A single Cnuibacter physcomitrellae DNA region contains:
- a CDS encoding GGDEF domain-containing protein encodes MKVDLASVLLVSGLVIVLCGLIFVLNTAMRRNDPSGRVWSLGFISGMLSAICYSMWAVAPEQWWINAIANATYLLSIAAIWSGSRLFNGRHRSLLWIAFAAAALELVLTALEGPNGIWAGSIPLFTGVAAFAVLTGLETLRSRMRRNLNARVLGIGMLFFALFTLARLVLFIAAGPDSPTFQTYFGTPVATIVTVILVVLGTVAVSVMQAERSGARALGDVTVGVYSTVGVLSASSFMQQWADQVERAAFNRDRLAMVAMDVDNLPQMNTAFGRNFGDTAIRSVAQMIRHHTPTTALLGHPGAGRFVIVMVTTAASDAERLAIRLQTALVDEPIDPERSLRATASFGVVDTDMFGYSLPVLRKALDEATEKARAQGGNRIVLGSTDVTHPGALPRS; translated from the coding sequence GTGAAGGTCGACCTCGCCAGCGTGCTCCTCGTCAGCGGCCTCGTCATCGTGCTCTGCGGCCTCATCTTCGTGCTGAACACGGCGATGCGGCGCAACGATCCCTCCGGCAGGGTCTGGAGCCTGGGATTCATCAGCGGGATGCTCTCGGCGATCTGCTACTCGATGTGGGCGGTCGCCCCCGAGCAGTGGTGGATCAACGCGATCGCCAACGCGACCTACCTCCTGTCGATCGCGGCGATCTGGTCGGGCAGCCGGCTCTTCAACGGGCGACACCGGAGCCTGCTGTGGATCGCGTTCGCCGCGGCCGCCCTCGAGCTCGTGCTCACCGCGCTCGAGGGCCCGAACGGGATCTGGGCCGGATCGATCCCGCTGTTCACCGGCGTCGCCGCGTTCGCCGTCCTCACGGGCCTCGAGACCCTGAGGTCGAGGATGCGGCGCAACCTGAACGCACGCGTGCTCGGCATCGGCATGCTGTTCTTCGCTCTCTTCACCCTGGCCCGCCTCGTGCTCTTCATCGCGGCGGGACCCGACTCGCCGACGTTCCAGACCTACTTCGGCACCCCGGTCGCGACGATCGTCACGGTGATCCTCGTGGTCCTCGGCACGGTCGCCGTCTCCGTGATGCAGGCCGAGCGCTCAGGCGCTCGAGCGCTGGGGGACGTGACCGTCGGCGTCTACTCGACGGTCGGCGTCCTCTCCGCCTCCTCGTTCATGCAGCAGTGGGCCGACCAGGTGGAGCGGGCGGCGTTCAACCGGGACCGGCTGGCCATGGTGGCGATGGACGTCGACAACCTGCCGCAGATGAACACCGCGTTCGGCCGGAACTTCGGTGACACCGCCATCCGCTCGGTGGCGCAGATGATCAGGCACCACACCCCGACCACGGCCCTGCTGGGCCACCCCGGCGCGGGACGGTTCGTCATCGTCATGGTCACGACCGCGGCCAGCGACGCGGAGCGGCTCGCCATCCGGCTGCAGACGGCGCTCGTCGACGAGCCGATCGACCCCGAGCGCTCTCTCCGCGCCACCGCGAGCTTCGGCGTGGTCGACACCGACATGTTCGGCTACAGCCTGCCCGTGCTGCGCAAGGCCCTCGACGAGGCCACGGAGAAGGCCCGCGCCCAGGGCGGCAACCGCATCGTGCTCGGCAGCACCGACGTCACGCACCCCGGAGCGCTGCCGCGATCCTGA
- a CDS encoding putative bifunctional diguanylate cyclase/phosphodiesterase — translation MTQTPPTQAAALAREGDPVLAAVLVAIGAATAVTGVIEGLLAPPAFPVLAVVFVVSVGVTAVYQIPSGRAPGPPALGVAAALLVIAVPGTNPLFDVGLWVVAFFVSKLVVTRSPWMAAQWSGQAAVAALAFVFGARALAASGVPGWIAVPLGLAAYFAVVLAIDFIRSKGQWSRTGRGVGLGALSPARLALVWGVATLVALVDWAISEGYLQVLVGADDELELARQTIPLLIVALVFYALAKRRETRVSERRLNGIVDAARALPWNPEDDLTNTMKSFAERAVDAAVFTVRRTPPGRNEIGAKFTRTGALVDPQLDETPYDDEDGVPGEHEQDAVEPVEYLVAMRKDGGVPFSQEDERALDAIGHIASETARVRGAYDLLLDRVDRDSLTGLPNYNAFQRSLVRLNEDRQYASGLAVLFIDLDQFKRLNDTEGHHVGDEMLATVATRLRASVRPHDFVARVGGDEFVVILTKLQSLAESKAIADRIVANLSKPVLLDGREYRPLVSVGLAFSAAQETDPRSIVVDADHSMLSIKRSRRQGGPSFESSIGISPHRSSRINEIVAKAIDDGTLNVVYQPIVNMAEDRIWAFESLVRYTHPELGRISTSSLIEKAKGLGRMDQLTKLVIAASLKSAREFQRVVPSVRTMTINLEVEQIRDEHVGGFLKEIVPQYPEVTLCLELNERSTKDIDDELRAQAEVFREMGMLIALDDYGSEASSVGALVSIPMDILKIDRSLAGNLDDTRQREVVRALQGFSDAFEYSTIVEGVEAQEQAEILLQIGVKHAQGFFYGRPVPFAQTMSRLKNSGDAGTLGRPRLAERGRLG, via the coding sequence ATGACGCAGACCCCGCCGACCCAGGCGGCGGCTCTCGCCCGCGAGGGCGACCCGGTGCTCGCCGCGGTCCTCGTGGCCATCGGCGCGGCCACGGCCGTGACCGGGGTGATCGAGGGTCTCCTGGCGCCGCCGGCGTTCCCCGTCCTCGCCGTGGTCTTCGTGGTCAGCGTCGGCGTCACCGCGGTGTACCAGATCCCCTCCGGCCGCGCTCCGGGCCCGCCCGCCCTGGGGGTGGCGGCGGCCCTGCTCGTGATCGCCGTGCCCGGGACGAACCCGCTCTTCGACGTGGGCCTCTGGGTGGTGGCGTTCTTCGTGTCGAAGCTCGTCGTGACGCGCTCGCCGTGGATGGCGGCGCAGTGGTCGGGGCAGGCGGCCGTCGCCGCGCTCGCGTTCGTCTTCGGTGCTCGCGCCCTCGCGGCGTCGGGTGTCCCGGGCTGGATCGCCGTGCCGCTCGGACTGGCGGCCTACTTCGCCGTCGTGCTGGCGATCGACTTCATCCGGTCGAAGGGGCAGTGGAGCAGGACCGGCCGGGGCGTCGGGCTCGGGGCGCTCAGCCCCGCGCGTCTCGCGCTCGTCTGGGGCGTCGCCACCCTCGTCGCGCTCGTGGACTGGGCGATCTCGGAGGGCTACCTCCAGGTGCTCGTGGGCGCCGACGACGAGCTCGAGCTCGCGCGTCAGACCATCCCGCTGCTGATCGTCGCCCTGGTGTTCTACGCCCTCGCCAAGCGGCGGGAGACGCGGGTCAGCGAGAGGCGTCTGAACGGGATCGTCGACGCCGCCCGCGCGCTGCCGTGGAACCCCGAGGACGACCTCACGAACACCATGAAGTCCTTCGCGGAGCGCGCCGTCGACGCCGCGGTCTTCACGGTGCGGCGCACCCCGCCCGGCCGCAACGAGATCGGCGCGAAGTTCACGCGGACGGGCGCGCTCGTCGACCCCCAGCTCGACGAGACGCCCTACGACGACGAGGACGGCGTCCCCGGCGAGCACGAGCAGGATGCGGTCGAGCCGGTCGAGTACCTCGTCGCGATGCGGAAGGACGGCGGCGTCCCGTTCAGCCAGGAGGACGAGCGCGCTCTCGACGCGATCGGGCACATCGCCTCGGAGACCGCCCGCGTCCGCGGCGCGTACGACCTCCTGCTCGACCGCGTCGACCGCGACTCGCTCACCGGCCTGCCGAACTACAACGCCTTCCAGCGCAGCCTCGTGCGCCTCAACGAGGACAGGCAGTACGCCTCCGGGCTCGCCGTGCTCTTCATCGACCTCGACCAGTTCAAGCGGCTGAACGACACCGAGGGCCACCACGTCGGCGACGAGATGCTCGCCACCGTGGCCACCCGGCTGCGGGCGAGCGTGCGGCCGCACGACTTCGTCGCGCGGGTGGGCGGCGACGAGTTCGTCGTCATCCTCACCAAGCTGCAGTCGCTCGCCGAGTCGAAGGCCATCGCCGACCGCATCGTCGCGAACCTCTCGAAGCCCGTGCTCCTCGACGGCCGCGAGTACCGTCCGCTGGTCAGCGTGGGTCTGGCGTTCTCCGCGGCGCAGGAGACCGATCCGCGCTCGATCGTGGTCGACGCCGACCACAGCATGCTCTCCATCAAGCGCTCCCGACGCCAGGGCGGGCCGAGCTTCGAGTCGAGCATCGGCATCTCGCCCCACCGCTCCAGCCGCATCAACGAGATCGTCGCCAAGGCGATCGACGACGGCACGCTCAACGTGGTCTACCAGCCCATCGTCAACATGGCGGAGGACCGCATCTGGGCGTTCGAGTCGCTCGTGCGCTACACGCACCCGGAGCTCGGCCGCATCTCCACCTCCTCCCTGATCGAGAAGGCGAAGGGGCTGGGACGGATGGACCAGCTGACGAAGCTGGTCATCGCCGCGTCGCTGAAGTCGGCGCGCGAGTTCCAGCGCGTGGTGCCGTCGGTGCGCACGATGACGATCAACCTCGAGGTGGAGCAGATCCGCGACGAGCACGTGGGCGGGTTCCTGAAGGAGATCGTCCCGCAGTACCCCGAGGTCACGCTCTGCCTCGAGCTCAACGAGCGCTCCACCAAGGACATCGACGACGAGCTGCGCGCTCAGGCCGAGGTGTTCCGCGAGATGGGCATGCTCATCGCGCTCGACGACTACGGCAGCGAGGCGTCGAGCGTCGGCGCGCTCGTCAGCATCCCGATGGACATCCTCAAGATCGACCGGAGCCTCGCCGGCAACCTCGACGACACGAGGCAGCGCGAGGTGGTCCGAGCGCTCCAGGGCTTCAGCGACGCGTTCGAGTACTCGACCATCGTCGAGGGGGTCGAGGCGCAGGAGCAGGCCGAGATCCTCCTGCAGATCGGGGTGAAGCACGCGCAGGGCTTCTTCTACGGCCGCCCGGTGCCGTTCGCGCAGACCATGTCCCGGCTGAAGAACTCCGGCGACGCCGGCACGCTGGGCCGACCCAGGCTCGCCGAGCGCGGCAGGCTAGGCTGA
- a CDS encoding glycoside hydrolase family 6 protein — MSSPASRVGVAAAIVALFVPVIASVLVVLSVLGQGGVAPDNPFAGKPLFSDPGSKAATAANAARVSGDEADADTFGKIAAVPTAVWLVPEKHPIGKVGPYVSDIVSQAENMGQMPVFVVYGIPNRDCGNFSGGGLTPEEYPEWVSEIASSLAGKSSVVILEPDALALAHECANVDERLGEINASVDTLVPSGATIYIDAGHSNWGPAADMADLLNRAGVAKVRGFSTNVSNYNTTDREIEYASTISGLTGGAHFVIDTGRNGNGSNGEWCNPSGRALGTTPTPAQSGSAQDADLWIKPPGESDGTCNGGPAAGEWWDKGARELATGAGW, encoded by the coding sequence GTGTCGTCCCCTGCCTCCCGCGTCGGTGTCGCGGCTGCGATCGTGGCGCTCTTCGTGCCGGTCATCGCCTCGGTCCTGGTCGTGCTGAGCGTCCTCGGGCAGGGCGGCGTCGCCCCCGACAACCCCTTCGCCGGCAAGCCGCTGTTCTCCGACCCGGGCTCGAAGGCGGCGACGGCCGCGAACGCTGCCCGGGTCTCGGGCGACGAGGCGGATGCCGACACCTTCGGCAAGATCGCCGCCGTCCCGACCGCGGTCTGGCTGGTCCCCGAGAAGCACCCGATCGGCAAGGTCGGACCCTACGTGTCCGACATCGTGTCCCAGGCCGAGAACATGGGTCAGATGCCCGTCTTCGTCGTGTACGGCATCCCGAACCGCGACTGCGGCAACTTCTCGGGCGGCGGTCTCACCCCCGAGGAGTACCCGGAGTGGGTGAGCGAGATCGCGTCGTCGCTCGCGGGGAAGAGCTCCGTGGTCATCCTCGAGCCGGATGCGCTGGCCCTCGCCCACGAGTGCGCCAACGTCGACGAGCGACTCGGCGAGATCAACGCCTCCGTCGACACCCTCGTGCCCTCGGGGGCGACGATCTACATCGACGCGGGGCACTCCAACTGGGGCCCGGCGGCCGACATGGCCGACCTGCTGAACCGCGCGGGGGTCGCCAAGGTGCGCGGCTTCTCGACGAACGTCTCGAACTACAACACGACCGATCGGGAGATCGAGTACGCCTCCACCATCTCGGGCCTGACCGGCGGCGCCCACTTCGTCATCGACACCGGGCGCAACGGGAACGGCTCCAACGGCGAGTGGTGCAACCCCTCGGGCCGCGCGCTCGGCACCACGCCGACCCCGGCCCAGTCCGGATCCGCGCAGGACGCCGATCTCTGGATCAAGCCCCCGGGCGAGAGCGACGGCACGTGCAACGGGGGTCCGGCCGCGGGGGAGTGGTGGGACAAGGGAGCCCGAGAGCTCGCCACCGGAGCGGGCTGGTAG
- a CDS encoding glycosyltransferase, with the protein MADNSNPYVTDRSDLADVTDEFANDFIESVESLPSYRPTIGCIIPAYNEAESIGEVIESLLAQTRLPDVIHVVVNNTTDDTVKIAAQYAGPHLKEVDGIEQFTEVYVHDIGKNKDKKVGALNYGYQLVEGCDFLLGVDGDTTAAPDAVERLAEEIQSDSRIRGISAIFSIDEKPIKGFIAKFLITGQRFQFAAFNMQNMLKGRNMAVLGGQFSIFSTKALRQIMVENHQNTPWVKDSEVEDSLLSLQIKSAGYLTKISAQARADVGGMTTLRGLDGQQVKWNFGAIELMWPGQRGDTKGQPFHPNLRLRWLENFSMLTNLVTRVLFFILLAASLSIGAFVFSPIWLVPPAVAILLNTRTALSMHDRSGRDLFFALALFPAEIYMWVRLGHFIRAWTKFLSRKQTDNWAAQAKAERGRGNSYLVPFIIIALVVAVLVLVWFQLDPFVQSTILWIGWPILGVITILQTLTMIGRVLRRYRGYKV; encoded by the coding sequence ATGGCAGACAACAGCAACCCGTACGTGACGGACCGCAGCGACCTCGCCGACGTCACCGACGAGTTCGCGAACGACTTCATCGAGTCGGTCGAGTCCCTCCCCAGCTACCGGCCGACCATCGGCTGCATCATCCCCGCCTACAACGAGGCGGAGTCGATCGGCGAGGTGATCGAGTCGCTCCTCGCGCAGACCCGCCTCCCCGACGTCATCCACGTCGTCGTCAACAACACCACCGACGACACCGTGAAGATCGCGGCCCAGTACGCCGGCCCGCACCTCAAGGAGGTCGACGGGATCGAGCAGTTCACCGAGGTCTACGTCCACGACATCGGCAAGAACAAGGACAAGAAGGTCGGCGCCCTGAACTACGGGTACCAGCTCGTCGAGGGCTGCGACTTCCTGCTCGGCGTCGACGGCGACACCACGGCGGCCCCGGATGCGGTGGAGCGCCTGGCCGAGGAGATCCAGTCCGACTCCCGCATCCGCGGCATCTCCGCGATCTTCTCGATCGACGAGAAGCCGATCAAGGGCTTCATCGCGAAGTTCCTCATCACCGGTCAGCGCTTCCAGTTCGCCGCGTTCAACATGCAGAACATGCTGAAGGGCCGCAACATGGCGGTGCTCGGCGGCCAGTTCTCCATCTTCTCCACCAAGGCGCTCCGCCAGATCATGGTCGAGAACCACCAGAACACCCCGTGGGTCAAGGACTCGGAGGTGGAGGACTCGCTGCTCTCGCTGCAGATCAAGAGCGCGGGCTACCTCACCAAGATCTCCGCCCAGGCCCGCGCCGACGTGGGCGGCATGACCACCCTCCGCGGCCTCGACGGCCAGCAGGTGAAGTGGAACTTCGGCGCGATCGAGCTCATGTGGCCCGGTCAGCGCGGCGACACCAAGGGTCAGCCGTTCCACCCCAACCTGCGTCTGCGGTGGCTCGAGAACTTCTCGATGCTCACGAACCTCGTGACGCGCGTGCTGTTCTTCATTCTCCTCGCCGCCTCGCTCTCGATCGGCGCGTTCGTCTTCTCGCCGATCTGGCTCGTGCCGCCGGCGGTCGCGATCCTGCTGAACACGCGCACCGCGCTGTCGATGCACGACCGCAGCGGCCGAGACCTGTTCTTCGCACTGGCGCTGTTCCCCGCCGAGATCTACATGTGGGTCAGGCTCGGGCACTTCATCCGGGCGTGGACCAAGTTCCTCTCCCGCAAGCAGACCGACAACTGGGCGGCGCAGGCCAAGGCCGAGCGCGGTCGCGGCAACAGCTACCTCGTGCCGTTCATCATCATCGCCCTGGTGGTCGCGGTCCTCGTGCTGGTCTGGTTCCAGCTCGACCCGTTCGTGCAGTCGACCATCCTCTGGATCGGATGGCCCATCCTCGGTGTCATCACCATCCTGCAGACCCTCACCATGATCGGTCGTGTCCTCCGCCGCTACCGCGGGTACAAGGTGTGA
- a CDS encoding sensor histidine kinase codes for MSQGSDSTEAARRSRMERAVFQSQLLVAGALLLVVVAAFLFQPESILNPVFFAGMATVFVLTGVAALVPWASLHRYWIALLPLIDIFAVILVRSGNMSLGAGLLLVLPVIWLSSYFGVVGAVVSVATSSLALWVSTFFMGTTVSIASIPALLVLPVTLTFVAAATFGTTSRMDAQRGLLRQQADLLEVALRRARRQEQTLDEVLNAVTFGVVAFDKDGKETISNTSARRLRAEFQVLEGPASDLRAYGADRTSPLEARELPTERAMRGERFDDLIMWLGEPGGHRIALSVAGRRLTTFDGDLDGAVVISRDVTSELNAIQARDDLVASVSHELRTPLTSILGYLELALDDETLDPSTRSMLQVASSNADRLLALVADLLTAASRTEQQIAMSFHRCELAEIVSQAIQAQSPAADERGIRLVDDVEGPIMLEADGFRLRQVIDNLLSNAIKYNRENGRVVVAAETTEDSVSLTVKDTGIGLSDVEQTKLFDRFFRAEGVRNSTIHGSGLGLSISRDIIRRHGGELTVSSTLGVGTVFTATLPRRRDQGLEDTVQA; via the coding sequence ATGAGCCAGGGGAGCGACTCCACCGAGGCCGCCCGCCGGTCCCGGATGGAGCGGGCGGTCTTCCAGTCGCAGCTCCTGGTTGCGGGCGCACTTCTGCTGGTCGTGGTGGCGGCGTTCCTGTTCCAGCCCGAGTCGATCCTCAACCCCGTGTTCTTCGCGGGGATGGCCACCGTCTTCGTGCTCACCGGCGTCGCGGCGCTGGTGCCGTGGGCGAGCCTCCACCGGTACTGGATCGCGCTGCTGCCCCTGATCGACATCTTCGCCGTGATCCTGGTCCGGTCCGGGAACATGTCCCTGGGGGCCGGGCTGCTGCTGGTCTTACCCGTGATCTGGCTCTCGAGCTACTTCGGCGTGGTGGGCGCGGTCGTCAGCGTGGCGACGTCGTCGCTCGCCCTGTGGGTCAGCACCTTCTTCATGGGGACCACGGTCTCCATCGCGAGCATCCCCGCGCTGCTCGTGCTGCCGGTGACGCTGACGTTCGTCGCGGCGGCGACGTTCGGGACGACGAGCCGCATGGACGCCCAGCGAGGGCTGCTGCGCCAGCAGGCCGACCTCCTCGAGGTGGCCCTCCGGCGGGCGCGCCGACAGGAGCAGACCCTCGACGAGGTGCTGAACGCCGTGACGTTCGGCGTCGTGGCGTTCGACAAGGACGGCAAGGAGACCATCTCCAACACGTCGGCGCGGCGGCTGCGCGCGGAGTTCCAGGTCCTCGAGGGCCCCGCGAGCGACCTCCGAGCGTACGGGGCCGACCGCACCAGTCCTCTCGAGGCGCGGGAGCTGCCGACGGAGCGCGCGATGCGCGGCGAGCGCTTCGACGACCTGATCATGTGGCTGGGCGAGCCCGGCGGCCACCGCATCGCGCTCTCGGTCGCCGGTCGGCGGCTCACCACCTTCGACGGCGACCTGGACGGCGCCGTGGTGATCTCCCGCGACGTCACGAGCGAGCTCAACGCCATCCAGGCTCGTGACGACCTGGTGGCCTCGGTGTCGCACGAGCTGCGGACACCGCTGACGAGCATCCTGGGCTATCTCGAGCTCGCGCTCGACGACGAGACCCTCGACCCGTCGACGCGGTCGATGCTGCAGGTGGCGTCGTCGAACGCCGACCGCCTGCTCGCGCTCGTCGCGGACCTCCTCACGGCGGCGAGCCGCACCGAGCAGCAGATCGCGATGTCGTTCCATCGGTGCGAGCTCGCCGAGATCGTGAGCCAGGCCATCCAGGCCCAGAGCCCGGCCGCGGACGAGCGCGGCATCCGGCTCGTCGACGACGTCGAGGGGCCCATCATGCTGGAGGCCGACGGCTTCCGCCTCCGTCAGGTGATCGACAACCTGCTGAGCAACGCCATCAAGTACAACCGGGAGAACGGCCGTGTCGTCGTGGCGGCCGAGACCACCGAGGACAGCGTCAGCCTCACTGTGAAGGACACCGGCATCGGGCTGTCGGACGTCGAGCAGACGAAGCTCTTCGACCGCTTCTTCCGAGCGGAGGGCGTGCGCAACTCGACCATCCACGGATCGGGGCTGGGCCTGTCGATCAGCCGGGACATCATCCGCAGGCACGGCGGAGAGCTGACGGTGTCGAGCACCCTCGGCGTGGGCACGGTGTTCACCGCGACTCTCCCGCGTCGACGTGACCAGGGCCTCGAGGACACGGTGCAGGCGTGA
- a CDS encoding aspartate-semialdehyde dehydrogenase, with product MAGAVKKYNVGVVGATGQVGAVMRRLLEERDFPIESIRFFATARSAGTTLPFKGEDVLVEDVETADPTGLDIALFSAGATGSRAQAPRFAAAGVTVIDNSSAWRMDPEVPLVVSEVNPHAIADAHKGIIANPNCTTMAAMPVLKVLHEEAGLERIIVSTYQAVSGAGLAGAAELADQAKAATADEHLLDLVHDGSAVRFPAHAKFPETIAFDVIPLAGSIVDDGLEETDEEKKLRNESRKILELPELLVSGTCVRVPVFTGHSLSINAEFGAELTPTRARELLEDAPGVELADVPTPLKAAGIDPSLVGRIRQDPGVPGNRGLALFISNDNLRKGAALNAVQIAEVIASGAHVPPVAAPAAV from the coding sequence GTGGCAGGCGCAGTGAAGAAGTACAACGTCGGAGTCGTGGGCGCGACGGGGCAGGTGGGCGCCGTGATGCGTCGACTCCTGGAGGAGCGCGACTTCCCGATCGAGAGCATCCGCTTCTTCGCCACCGCCCGTTCGGCCGGCACGACGCTCCCGTTCAAGGGCGAGGACGTCCTCGTCGAGGACGTCGAGACCGCCGACCCCACGGGTCTCGACATCGCGCTCTTCTCGGCCGGCGCCACCGGCAGCCGCGCCCAGGCCCCGCGCTTCGCCGCGGCGGGCGTGACGGTGATCGACAACTCGAGCGCCTGGCGCATGGACCCGGAGGTGCCCCTCGTGGTCTCCGAGGTGAACCCGCACGCCATCGCGGATGCGCACAAGGGCATCATCGCGAACCCCAACTGCACCACGATGGCCGCGATGCCGGTGCTGAAGGTCCTCCACGAGGAGGCCGGCCTCGAGCGCATCATCGTCTCCACGTACCAGGCCGTAAGCGGGGCGGGCCTCGCCGGCGCCGCCGAGCTCGCCGACCAGGCCAAGGCGGCCACCGCCGACGAGCACCTCCTCGACCTGGTCCACGACGGATCCGCGGTGCGATTCCCCGCGCACGCCAAGTTCCCCGAGACCATCGCCTTCGACGTCATCCCGCTCGCCGGCTCGATCGTCGACGACGGCCTCGAGGAGACCGACGAGGAGAAGAAGCTCCGCAACGAGAGCCGCAAGATCCTCGAGCTCCCCGAGCTGCTGGTCAGCGGCACCTGCGTGCGTGTGCCCGTCTTCACGGGGCACTCGCTGTCGATCAACGCCGAGTTCGGCGCCGAGCTCACCCCGACCCGCGCCCGCGAGCTGCTGGAGGATGCGCCGGGCGTCGAGCTCGCCGACGTCCCGACCCCGCTCAAGGCCGCGGGCATCGACCCGAGTCTCGTCGGCCGCATCCGCCAGGACCCGGGCGTCCCCGGCAACCGCGGCCTCGCGCTCTTCATCTCGAACGACAACCTCCGCAAGGGCGCCGCCCTGAACGCGGTGCAGATCGCCGAGGTCATCGCCTCGGGCGCCCACGTGCCGCCCGTCGCCGCCCCCGCCGCGGTCTGA
- a CDS encoding response regulator transcription factor: METNGERRVAVIIEDDADIRHLLETVLMQAGFEVIATGNGLDGVQAVRAYDPIVTTLDVSMPGIDGFEAAKRIRTFSNTYLVMLTARDEEIDTLQGLEAGADDYLTKPFRPRELRARVEAMMRRPRQALAPDGSGQPVAPLPPGQQGPATPYPAAQPGYAAPAQPTAPQQPYPVQYPPQQPMYQVPQQAGPYTPSGVPVQQPGQPVAPPVSEPVVAPEPVAEAPAAPHSYDMEDGWLHHNGLYVNSEMRLAEKDGKPIDLTRSEFDLLNALMESQRRVRSKADLALLLRGESYVTAHFVSEADKRAIEVHMANLRRKLADSITQPRWIETVRGVGYRLAAADD, encoded by the coding sequence ATGGAAACCAACGGGGAGCGCCGGGTCGCCGTCATCATCGAGGACGACGCCGACATCCGTCATCTGCTCGAGACGGTGCTGATGCAGGCCGGCTTCGAGGTCATCGCCACGGGCAACGGGCTCGACGGGGTCCAAGCCGTGCGTGCCTACGACCCCATCGTCACCACGCTCGACGTCAGCATGCCCGGCATCGACGGGTTCGAGGCGGCGAAGCGCATCCGCACCTTCAGCAACACCTACCTCGTCATGCTGACCGCCCGTGACGAGGAGATCGACACCCTCCAGGGCCTCGAGGCGGGTGCCGACGACTACCTCACCAAGCCGTTCCGCCCGCGTGAGCTCCGTGCCCGCGTCGAGGCGATGATGCGCAGGCCTCGCCAGGCTCTCGCCCCCGACGGATCGGGTCAGCCCGTGGCACCGCTGCCGCCCGGCCAGCAGGGCCCGGCCACGCCGTACCCCGCTGCGCAGCCGGGGTACGCCGCGCCCGCTCAGCCGACGGCTCCGCAGCAGCCCTACCCCGTGCAGTACCCGCCCCAGCAGCCGATGTACCAGGTGCCGCAGCAGGCGGGCCCGTACACGCCCTCCGGGGTCCCGGTGCAGCAGCCCGGCCAGCCGGTGGCGCCGCCGGTGTCCGAGCCCGTGGTCGCGCCCGAGCCCGTGGCGGAGGCGCCCGCTGCGCCGCACAGCTACGACATGGAGGACGGCTGGCTCCACCACAACGGGCTCTACGTCAACTCCGAGATGCGGCTGGCCGAGAAGGACGGCAAGCCCATCGACCTCACCCGCAGCGAGTTCGACCTGCTCAACGCGCTCATGGAGAGCCAGCGCCGAGTGCGCAGCAAGGCCGACCTGGCTCTCCTGCTGCGCGGCGAGAGCTACGTCACGGCCCACTTCGTCAGCGAGGCCGACAAGCGCGCCATCGAGGTGCACATGGCGAACCTCCGCCGGAAGCTCGCCGACAGCATCACGCAGCCGCGCTGGATCGAGACCGTGCGCGGTGTCGGCTACCGGCTGGCCGCCGCAGACGACTGA
- a CDS encoding SGNH/GDSL hydrolase family protein, with the protein MRTRTALAIIVVAALAVSALVFALGSAFGPRANRPNANEPAPAPGSAAATAPVVAFYGDSYTLGTGASDPANRWSTVICAERGWTEVNPSTNGLGFVNHRDPLPPAYPPSDEVSEVIAAQPDIVVITMGLNDNFSMPGRADAIQAAITADFDRLRTQLPDARLIAVEPFWYTDERPDSVEQIIGWVHAAADRVGADWIPGASRWIEHHPEWMADDGLHPNDEGYAQMSSRMDAALRDLGL; encoded by the coding sequence GTGCGTACCCGGACCGCTCTCGCCATCATCGTCGTCGCGGCGCTCGCCGTGTCGGCGCTGGTGTTCGCCCTCGGGAGCGCGTTCGGGCCACGCGCGAACCGCCCGAACGCGAACGAGCCCGCGCCCGCCCCCGGCAGCGCAGCAGCGACCGCGCCGGTGGTCGCGTTCTACGGCGACTCCTACACCCTCGGCACCGGCGCCTCCGATCCCGCGAACCGCTGGTCCACCGTGATCTGCGCCGAACGCGGCTGGACCGAGGTCAACCCGAGCACCAACGGACTGGGCTTCGTGAACCACCGCGATCCGCTGCCGCCCGCGTATCCGCCGAGCGACGAGGTCAGCGAGGTCATCGCCGCGCAGCCGGACATCGTCGTCATCACGATGGGCCTGAACGACAACTTCTCGATGCCCGGGCGTGCCGACGCCATCCAGGCCGCGATCACAGCGGACTTCGACCGGCTCCGGACGCAGCTCCCGGATGCCCGCCTCATCGCGGTGGAGCCGTTCTGGTACACCGACGAGCGCCCGGACTCGGTGGAGCAGATCATCGGATGGGTGCACGCCGCCGCGGACCGCGTCGGGGCGGACTGGATCCCCGGCGCGAGCCGGTGGATCGAGCACCACCCGGAGTGGATGGCGGACGACGGCCTGCATCCGAACGACGAGGGATACGCGCAGATGTCGTCGCGGATGGACGCAGCCCTCCGCGACCTCGGGCTCTGA